Proteins encoded within one genomic window of Panicum virgatum strain AP13 chromosome 1N, P.virgatum_v5, whole genome shotgun sequence:
- the LOC120656025 gene encoding atherin-like, producing MAEPVKETIAPPPPPREAETMDGGPAAAAAAETADLVPRTSEPAALAVVAPGEETTTTTPPPPPQEAEPTDGVASALDPALPTAEPARRAPPQEKPDAAAGQPQPPTPTKAEEVAALPPPSERPSQERVAAAVEAEKQVKQQPATPVPAPPQQQQPPQEQEGGAPEQASSVQEEEKNAAPARAQEGQEELARRRWRWLRAAVNLLFLRPKRKDKDSAAAKPPAPGGKPAVSGLEDKKTTPADKLHGEDSAGGVLDKPEVKQKDEGEGSKAQHDQTEAAPAGETKRLPLVKRLQKAGKRLLGILSWYKGHRSSGVGGEPATAPPREEAEGDRIKPAAGAAPPPVEEEEGKGDGIKPATSPDKGAGVDTKPVAADGK from the coding sequence ATGGCGGAGCCTGTCAAAGAAACTATCgcaccgcctccgccaccgcgagAAGCCGAAACCATGGACGGCggccctgcagcagcagcagcagcagaaacagCCGACCTCGTACCGCGTACGAGCGAGCCGGCGGCGCTTGCCGTGGTGGCGCCAGGCGAAGAAACTACCACTACcacaccacctccacctccgcaAGAAGCCGAGCCCACCGACGGCGTTGCTTCCGCGCTCGACCCCGCACTGCCCACGGCCGAGCCGGctcgccgggcgccgccgcaagAGAAACCTGACGCTGCGGCTGGCCAGCCGCAGCCACCTACGCCAACCAAGGCGGAGGAAGTGGCCGCATTGCCTCCGCCATCTGAGAGGCCATCTCAGGAAAGGGTGGCGGCAGCGGTTGAAGCCGAGAAGCAAGTCAAGCAACAGCCTGCAACTCCTGTACCTGcaccaccgcagcagcagcagccgccgcaggAGCAAGAAGGCGGCGCTCCCGAACAAGCCTCCTCTGTccaagaggaggagaagaatgCGGCACCGGCAAGGGCGCAGGAGGGACAAGAGGAGCTGGCGCGTCGCCGGTGGAGATGGCTTCGGGCTGCCGTAAACCTTCTCTTCCTCCGTCCTAAGCGGAAGGACAAAGACAGCGCGGCGGcgaagccgccggcgccgggcggcaAGCCCGCCGTGTCAGGGCTGGAGGATAAGAAGACGACGCCGGCGGACAAGCTGCACGGGGAGGACAGCGCCGGCGGTGTTCTTGACAAGCCTGAAGTGAAGCAGAAGGACGAAGGTGAAGGAAGCAAGGCCCAACACGATCAGACCGAGGCGGCACCGGCAGGGGAGACCAAGCGGCTCCCTTTGGTGAAGAGGCTCCAGAAGGCCGGCAAGCGGCTCCTTGGCATCCTGTCGTGGTATAAAGGGCACCGTTCCTCGGGAGTGGGTGGTGAACCTGCAACGGCGCCGCCGAGGGAGGAGGCCGAAGGCGACCGGATCAAGCCGGCtgcaggggcggcgccgccgccggtggaggaggaggagggcaaaGGCGATGGGATCAAGCCAGCTACGTCGCCGGACAAAGGTGCCGGCGTTGACACCAAGCCCGTGGCGGCGGATGGAAAGTAA
- the LOC120656026 gene encoding trafficking protein particle complex subunit 12-like: MAATSPLPPPATNAAAPGLPDLSIPYDLAARGQWQALLSHLSHPAHVPHPHHRLLLSALSALSLAKLRRFPDAAALLASLHPDSACPPPPFLIRLLHALLPLFLPDRPLALDRLYTLLSSVRAPHPEWRRRAALVASLLAADHLAHREFDVALALLADIAAREPGDPVLLSRLAYAHLQIGNLSAAAAAFRHVEYVAAAAEDPARHANLLARNRALECIVAKDYAAAVREYERCIEADPADAVALNNKALCLMYSRDLGDAIKVLEGALERVPTAALNETVVVNLCSMYELAFVNHGEVKRSLAEWIARVAPDDFDTSCTRM; encoded by the coding sequence atggccgccacctccccgctcccgccgccggcgaccaacgccgccgcgccaggCCTCCCCGATCTCTCGATCCCCTACGACCTGGCCGCCCGCGGGCAGTGGCAGGCGCTGCTCTCCCACCTCTCCCACCCGGCCCACGTCCCGCACCcgcaccaccgcctcctcctctcaGCGCTCTCCGCCCTCTCCCTCGCCAAGCTCCGCCGTttccccgacgccgccgcgctgctcgcctCCCTCCACCCGGACTCggcctgcccgccgccgccgttcctcatccgcctcctccacgcgcTCCTCCCGCTCTTCCTCCCCGACCGCCCCCTCGCGCTCGACCGCCTCTACACCCTCCTCTCCTCCGTCCGCGCCCCGCACCCCgagtggcgccgccgcgccgccctcgtcgcgtccctcctcgccgccgaccaccTCGCCCACCGCGAGTTCGACgtcgccctcgccctcctcgCCGACATCGCCGCGCGCGAGCCGGGCGACCCGGTGCTCCTCTCCCGCCTCGCCTACGCGCACCTCCAGATCGGCAACctctccgcggccgccgccgcgttccgcCACGTGGAGTacgtggccgccgcggccgaggaCCCCGCGCGGCACGCCAACCTCCTCGCCCGCAACCGCGCGCTGGAGTGCATCGTGGCCAAGGActacgcggcggcggtgcgggagtACGAGCGCTGCATCGAGGCGGACCCCGCGGACGCCGTGGCGCTCAACAACAAGGCGCTGTGCCTCATGTACTCGCGGGACCTCGGCGACGCCATCAAGGTGCTCGAGGGCGCGCTCGAGAGGGTGCCCACGGCGGCCCTCAacgagacggtggtggttaacCTGTGCAGCATGTACGAGCTCGCCTTCGTCAACCACGGCGAGGTCAAGAGGAGCCTCGCCGAGTGGATCGCCAGGGTTGCTCCCGACGACTTCGACACCTCCTGCACGCGCATGTAG